Proteins encoded within one genomic window of Anser cygnoides isolate HZ-2024a breed goose chromosome 35, Taihu_goose_T2T_genome, whole genome shotgun sequence:
- the LOC106029344 gene encoding C-type lectin domain family 2 member D-like, with the protein MLSLEENNNADNDSVLEDLFTAKRKEGRAALWKQYLLVALVANVVGGALLFLPIIIWLSQHAYSCPPLWIGFEGKCFYFSEVERNWTSSRDDCHTRRASLAVIQSKDELDFVLRYKGFPDHWIGLSRQNPRQRWEWEDGTKFNSSLFLVGGGEDFAFLNDQKVTSARSSGERHWICTKPQSRQP; encoded by the exons ATGCTGAGCCTGGAGGAGAACAATAACGCGGACAACGACTCTGTGTTGGAGG ATCTTTTTACTGCTAAGCGTAAGGAGGGAAGAGCTGCGCTCTGGAAGCAATACCTGCTTGTCGCCCTCGTCGCCAACGTTGTAGGAGGGGCgctgcttttcctccccatTATCATCT GGCTCTCTCAACATGCGTATTCCTGCCCCCCTTTGTGGATCGGGTTCGAGGGGAAATGTTTCTACTTCTCCGAAGTGGAAAGGAACTGGACGTCGAGTCGGGATGACTGCCACACGCGCCGCGCCAGCTTGGCCGTGATCCAGTCCAAGGACGAGCTG GACTTCGTGCTGCGCTACAAAGGTTTTCCTGACCACTGGATCGGGCTGAGCCGCCAAAACCCGAGGCAGCGCTGGGAGTGGGAAGATGGGACCAAATTCAACAGCTCGTT GTTTCTCGTCGGAGGAGGCGAGGACTTCGCTTTCTTGAACGACCAAAAAGTCACCAGCGCTCGCAGCAGCGGCGAGCGGCACTGGATCTGCACCAAGCCGCAGAGCAGGCAGCCCTGA